Part of the Cololabis saira isolate AMF1-May2022 chromosome 15, fColSai1.1, whole genome shotgun sequence genome, ACGGATTCGTACTTGTTTACAGTGTCGACAGCTTGGAGTCCTTCAAGAAAGTGGACATCTTGAAGAAGGAAATTGACAAGTCTAGAGATAAAAAAGAGGTAAGGATGCTTCAGAATGTTAAATCTGTACTACAGAGACTCTTACATTGGTATCTGTTATTTTGACAAAGATCCACCCAGTATAAATAGTCTCAGGTCAGTTGGAGATCAGATTCCTTTTTGTTAAGTGATTGAAGGAAATGAATATGAGTGATTTCCCTCTCCTCAGGATGGCGGTACTGTGTGCTTACAAGTAATGATGAAAAATCATCCAGTTTAGTAGACAGACGGTATTGTCTTTTCTGccatgtcttgactttttatcccttttGTCTAGTGATGCatcgaaatgaaaatttgtggccgaaaccgaaaccgaaaataataaacacttggccgaataccgaacaataccgaacatggtccttcgcagtttttcatttattttgccaattttttcaccattgcataaatcaaataaatgtgatttaggcatgcttttaaaagaaaaaaatctgtggcagagtggagtagctgcagccactcaggtggatgggaaacaggtgtgtcccatcagcctctccactctgccagccttgataaggtgGGAGActgtgaagctgctgctgaggagctgtgtgtgtttctgcacgtGTTGGGTGAAACTGGATTAAATAaagaagggtctgcacgaaacgctgtgtcctctccatccttcggtcgggcccccgtagcatccaccctgctacatctgtgcgccactcccccgcactccctctctcccctgcagaccacgccccaatcctgcaccctgccacaaaatcttttacaaaattacaagttagaaaacatttgttgaacataaaaaactgaaattttttaatttcccagcatttcttaaatattccagcagacattataccagcaaagaacaataaattaaaataaaaaaattagcaaaatacattttttggccatctttgagcttacgttaggcttaactgactgaacattgtaacataggccttaaaacaataaaaatgcattaaagcgctcagggttttttatcatttcaaatgataaatcaaacttgtagtgctgaaagactttgcagatgtgccccctctaaaTATTTGAGccgaacattcattgcaaacagccattcttgtattattctttgccactctaaaatacttccacactgctgacatgtttgcaccgcaccacttcactccacgctcttcgctgtttgatttcgtcatctaaacgcacctttattgatgatttatgttgttttggttccacctgctggtgaatgttagttaaattcttatgtggttagtttttggttggccaacgatttatgtggtgcgcaaccattacggagcggccagtctatttccttatattacaacgccgttattaattgttcggtttttccccacttattccaccgaacaccgaaagtgtttttttgccattttcggccgaacaatttcggttaccaaacaatcggtgcatcactacttttgTCTCTCctcttgattttattatttctgtttccttttaattatcaaactgttgcactttgagattttcagaaatgtaaagtgcattataaataaaatgtattattattattattattattattattattatgcattTGTCTGAGCTGTGGCTGCTGTCTCCCCAGGTGACGGTCATCGTGCTGGGGAATAAAACGGACCTGCAGGAGCACCGGCAGGTGGAGCAGGATGCAGCGCAGCAGTGGGCGAGAGGGGAGAAGGTAAAGCTGTGGGAGGTGAGCGTCGCCGAGCGCACCTCGCTCATCGAGCCGTTCACGCAGCTGACCAGCCGCCTCACGCAACCTCAGAGCAAGTCTGCCTTCCCCCTGCCCGGACGCAAGAGCAAGGGCACCTCGTCCAACGACATGTGAGGCGGCCGTCCCTCCTCCCTGCCTCCACCAGCAGGACCGACGCATCTGTTTACTCCCAGTGTTAACATTGTTTAAAAGCTCAGTTTACTGAGAGGACAGAGATGTCTGACTAATACCAAGTTGATGAGCGTGTTCAGTAAGGACCCGGCGTAGTTTAGGTCGGCATTAAAGACtggaaaagcagcagaaacgaCTCAACGCAGATGTCAAGCTAATTATATCTTTGTAGTTTACAGGCGAACAAAAACACTTATCGCTTCTTGCTTTTTTAGGTCCCCAGAGTCGACCATCACATCCACGGATTGATTTGACACAAGTTTTATGTCGGACACAGGTCCTCACACAAGCCTCTGTGAGCCTGGTGATGTCAAATGCTGGGTTGAGTTTGAGTTGCTATTTTTGTCGGGGACCGCTGTGGGGAACTGTGGGCGTTGCAGCAGCTGGAGACAACGCCGGGAAGTTGTGGTTCTGTGTACTTCCTGCAGTCTGATTGAGGTGTGCAGATTCAGACATCCCGGCCCGTAGCAGACCGTGCTGCACTCATGTTCCTGGTTGTCCATGTATGATGGTTACAACATTTATACGGTAGTCTTAAAAGTTTCTACTCGAGGTAAAAGTGTGGTACTACCAACGTATTAGTGAGGTgggttttgtatttatttaacttgtTTCAGCTGTTTGTCCCTGCCTCAGCCTTCACTGGGGGGAGCTGCCACCGGCTTCACCTCCAACCCGTATCCATGCTGAGGCCAGAACCCTCACCCCCCACCCAACGGAAGAGGGGGGAGAAAAATGTTGCACTGAACAAAAGAAGAGGGGTTCACTGGTTCATTCTGTGGCTGCAAGCAGAAACCAAAAATCCAAATCTCACATCCAGAAATCTCCAGgctcatgttttattttcatccatccatccatcttctccaGCCGTTTGGTCCTGTGCAGGGtcccaggggtctgctggagcctagtccagctgtttttgatttattttaccaCGTTCCTACTAAAACCTACCTGTAATCAAGATGACATTTTACAAAGTCCTAGATTAAAGCTAAGGGGTGGAGGAACTGGCAGCTGAAGAACCAGGTCAGCATGGAGGGAGTGAAGAAGCAGCCTAGATAGAACAGCTGGTGGAACTGGTGCACTGATGTAGCAGTGACTGCAGAGAACCTCTGCTGGTACCTGAACGCATCATCCCCCGGTCCAAGAACCTCTGCTGGTACCTGAACGCAGCATCcccctggtcctggtacctgaACGCAGCATCCCCCGGTCCAAGAACCTCAGCTGGTACCTGAACGCAGCATCCCCCGGTCCGAGAGCCTCTGCTGGTACCTGAACGCATCATCCCCCCGGTCCGAGAGCCTCTGCGTGTACCTGAACGCATCATCCCCCCGGTCCGAGAGCCTCTGCGTGTACCTGAACGCATCATCCCCCCGGTCCAAGAGCCTCTGCGTGTACCTGAACGCATCATCCCCCCGGTCCAAGAACCTCTGCTGGTACCTGAACGCAGCATCCCCCGGTCCGAGAACCTCTACTGGTACCTGAACGCAACATCCCCCGGTCCGAGAACCTCTGCTGGTACCTGAACGCAGCATCCCCCGGTCCTGGTACCTGAACGCAGCATCCCCCGGTCCTGGTACCTGAACGCAGCATCCCCCGGTCCGAGAGCCTCTGGCAGGACAGAGCCACTCCGTCCACGTCATCTCAGTTATGgtactggtgtgtgtgtgtgtgagagagagagtgagagagacagagagagtgtGAGAGGTGTTTAATTGCACTTGTGTTGTCCAGCCTGTATAATCCAACAAGGCTGCTTTATAAAAGCTTTGTTTGTCAGCTGTTGACAGAAATAATCAGTGTTGACAGGGAATATTTTTTAACTAATTTATTTTTGTCACTTTAGCGAACCACATTCCTTTCCTTGTAGGCAGGTGAAGGCTGACTAGTGTTTCCTCGTGCTGCTAGTTGAACAGCAGGATATGATCTGCCCTGTTtaccctgattgtctgcactaAATCAAATGTAGCGTCTTCACATTAAAGCCTGTGAAATGATCAGACAACGCATCACTTGGTCGTGTTTGATTCTTGAGAGAGAAACGGGACAGCTTTACAGAAGACGAATCCCAACCCACATCCATGCACAACTAAAGATATCTAAACGTGGGGGAGCAGCTCCTTCAAGGCAGAGCTGGGAGAGGAAGCAAACACCAGCCGGAACTTTGAAAAACCTGTGAGTTTACATCAACGTCATTGTAtcggccttttcttttttaaagccgTGGTGTAGAAGGGGGTGGTCCACTTCACTCACGTTAATAAAACTTTAGGTCACCaaggttttaaaaaaatcataacttttatttttactttccttACTTGTTCCAATGtattttctaaattattatGACATCCAAAGGCAAACGAAAAAGTAtttcatggcaacaaaaacttaAATAACGTAGTCAAAAAACTGTAGACAACCACCGCCCTCGTAACCAAACATTTAGGTTTTCCACGCCACGCAGAGCAATCACCTGACCCATATATCCTCCTGACACACACAACACGCCCTCCGGAgacataaacaataaaaaactataaTATAAACATTCTTAGCAAAATcataagcagaataaacactATAAAACTAAGATTAAAACAAGTTAtacaaattaattaaaacaaatatacaAAAGTAGTGAGTAATCGTTTtgctcttatttttttattttatttatttatttatttgcacaacgaCAACAGTACattttttatcatacaaggacaaataatttgtgcaggagaggaaaagaagcccgaagggcttattaaaaaatcctccccctcaatacaaaatcaccaaaacaaatcaatcaatagaaaaagaatagaaaggaaaagaaaaggtaaaagaaacaaagaaaaatacaataaacacccaaaccaaaatatccatgaaatggcaatttcattttagtacgaatagcctgttaattttgtctatataaaagataccccattaagctggtcctaaacatttttaaggatgacactaacttaagagatctatctaaacagttccagagttgagggccatggaatttgataaaggattggtgactgcaggtacgacaaagaggtaaatgaaagttcttccaacctctaactgaataagaatgaatatctgatgataacagaaataaattatgaaaagtgcctggaatgtcttgtttgaaatgaatgaacttaaacataaacaggcatgtctgaaacttgttaatagaaaaaattgataataatttaaatttgctaaataagggtgcagaaggtgcttgatgagaagaaaatgaaatcattctcaagaatcttttctgaattagaAATAATTGGTTTAGGTACGAGGAATAAGAAgcgccccaaacaatgttgcaatacGTCAAGTATGGATAAATTAGACTATAATATAATGTCATGAGACAGGACTGATTAACTAAGAAAGAAACTCTTCTAATAATACCATAGGATTTCATAATATTTTTGCATACAAACTCAATATGTTTTCCCCAGGACAATCTTTCATCCACTAGTACACCAAGACATTTTACACATGAAACTTGTTGGAtttcaatattattaatttggagCGTTAAATCCTGCTCaggaaaaaaattgtttttgtttataaaaagaatataatttgatttatttatattcaagGAAAGCTTTTCTATTCTCAGCGGGGTTGCAGTCGGTCAGCAGGGAGCAGATGGACAGCAGGACCTTGGAGATGGTGAGAGCAGGACTCCAGTTGTCCTTGAGGATGTCCAGACAGATCACCCCCTGACTGTTGATGTTGCAGTGGTAGATCCTTGTCCGGAACGTCACCTGGACACAACGCAGACAGCAGCCACATCCATCTTCAGCTTCACCCCTATTCTGCTCTTGTCTGCTCAACTCGGTGGATACACTCTTTCATAAAGGTTATAGATTATGTATGTCTCTAGAAATCCTTTGATTTGttcatttaaaacaaatgtcaGACTCAATGAAATGCAGGAGCGGGGAGTTGGGTGGCAGGAGCTGTTTCCAGCAGGTGCTCTAGATGAGTGAAGGGTGCCCTCTAGTGGATCTTATCAAATGGCACCTTTGTCTACGGGGGAGGCTGTGTTGCACTGAAATCACTCTCACCTTGGGTGGTTTGAAGGGTTAGTCTGGCGATTAGGAATgggttgatgacgtttttgtgtaaagctgatttatggttctgtgttaaatcggaaggaaggaaggaaggaaggaaggaaggaaggaaggaaggaaggaaggaaggaaggaaggaaggaaggaaggaaggaaggaaggaaggaaggaaggaaggaaggaaggaaggaaggaaggaaggaaggaaggaaggaaggaaggaaggaaggaaggaaggaaggaaggaaggaagaaggaaggaaggaaggaaggaaggaaggaaggaaggaaggaaggaaggaaggaaggaaggaaggaaggaaggaaggaaggaaggaaggaaggaaggaaggaaggaaggaaggaaggaaggaaggaaggaaggaaggaaggaaggaaggaaggaaggaaggaaggaaggaaggaaggaaggaaggaaggaaggaaggaaggaaggaaggaaggaaggaaggaaggaaggaaggaaggaaggaaggaaggaaggaaggaaggaaggaaggaaggaaggaaggaaggaaggaaggaaggaaggaaggaaggaaggaaggaaggaaggaaggaaggaaggaaggaaggaaggaaggaaggaaggaaggaaggaaggaaggaaggaaggaaggaaggaaggaaggaaggaaggaaggaaggaaggaaggaaggaaggaaggaaggaaggaaggaaggaaggaaggaaggaaggaaggaaggaaggaaggaaggaaggaaggaaggaaggaaggaaggaaggaaggaaggaaggaaggaaggaaggaaggaaggaaggaaggaaggaaggaaggaaggaaggaaggaaggaaggaaggaaggaaggaaggaaggaaggaaggaaggaaggaaggaaggaaggaaggaaggaaggaaggaaggaaggaaggaaggaagggagggagggagggagggagggagggagggagggagggagggagggagggagggagggagggagggagggagggagggagggagggagggagggagggagggagggagggagggagggagggagcctgaaaggaaagaaagaaatgagccagaaaggaaGATAAATtgttgtgtaacaaacatggcggatctgagagcgagatagatttatagttaaaaaggtggagttgaattggcattttttttttatcgggataaatgccagaaattatcgtgatacattttttagtccatagcGCACATCCCTACTGGCGATGTCCAGGAAGAACACTCCTCCCTCGTACACAGAACCCGGAGGGCCCAGGATGGTCGACCTCCACTCATAGATGTCACATTTAGGACCGGCACATTTCTAAGACTTTTcagtgaaatcttttttttttgttgcttttgctGCTTCAGTCCAGTTTCCacagaaatgtattttaaattaacaggTAGCGGCAAACTGACTGTTTGACGTCTGGAGACTTTGAAGCGTCTCACCTGTATTCGTCCAATAATCTGTGCGTATGAAGCAACGAGAGTGTGAACCATGTGATCAACCTTGTAAACTCTGAGTAGTGTCTCATCCATGGTTCATACGGAGCAACAACTGGGTGATCTGCTACAGGAACCCTGGGGGCCTCGGCCTGGCTGGTGGAGGTGCAgggagcagtactggagttgaggggggatgaggggggatggcatcacccctgaaataaaaacggttaaaatcaccccccctttcctttccttatgtcatttcatcaatgaatgtggttttactgctttttcaacattttagagtcatcaccagaaaaataacttatttgacaattttcacctgtttcaagtaaattttcacttgaaataagtaggaaaatctgccagtgggacaagatttatcttcttattacaagcaaaaaaatcttgttccactggcagatttttctacttatttcaagtgaaaatctacttgaaagaggtgaaaattgttgttttttccagtgatgagtcttgttttaagtgtaataagataattttttttactaaaatgagacattttaactagaaataggacaaatattcttgttaagattttgagtttttgcagtgatccattttacttatcttgtgaaggacagaatcatattgataagttcagaaaagtgttttttattgttgtgttttgatgtatttgatgtaagcccagtggatatttaaagcttacagaaggctgcatttaactgctgctatgtcattcctgcagtatttctgcaggtgttttggtcactgctattatttgtaatatattatttgtaatcagcacaaattatctgtccccatatgataaaatccaccattccccttgattttattttacaactcgaataCTGGCTGGGAGGATGCTCAATGCTGTGCACAGCTTTAAATCAACTACCATTGCTACCAGATAACAGGAAAGTGATTATTGTTATTCAACGAAAACGAATCCACCAAACTTTACACTCACAGGATTGGCTTTTTGGTTTTATATTTAATCTCTGATCAGAGAGAAATGTCCACCACTTGGATATGGACCAACGTGGTGGTGTTGAGCTTGAACAGCGTGTTTGTGACGGGTTAAATACAGCAGCAGACCACCCTGTAAAGAGAGCGCAGCAGCAGCCCTCCCAGCAGCCCTGGGGTCAGCCCTGGGTCACATTTCAACTTCTCAaaggtaacagcagcagcagcagcagcactgctgcaGGACCAAAGCCTGCCACTCAGAAAGGAAAcgggacttctttacacttctaTCTGTGCAGCAGCTCAGCAATCAGCAGAGCTTTCTGAGGTAACGGCAGCATGCAGGCCAGCCACTTCCTCTCCAGGGACGGGGCTTTTTATAGCTGCTGAGAGAACCTCCGTAACACTGCAGAGAGGGGGGGGCTGTGTGAGGACACATCATCTGCAGCTCAGCTGCCTCCCACAAAGCACTGGACATCCACCGCTGAAAGAGAGCACGGACACGGGAAGATACAAAATTACTTGACTTCCACATTTTGCAGCTAAGACCGGTCGCACTCATCTCTGAGTTCAAGTTTATTTGAAATACATCATTGCATAACAATATcaattgtgatgttttttttacactttgagACAAGAGGACTACtctattgaaaaaaaataaaataaaaaaaataaataatcaactgtcaaacaatgctaaaaaaaagtttgttttactTCTGATAAAGCCGCCGTGAAGCTCCAGCCTGTAACTCTCGGAGTGAATATGGCTGACAACGCACAAAGACAGAAAGCAAGGTGGTGCAGCCAGACATAAAACTCCAGCATCATAGTGGACAGGACAAGAGAATTAAAGCATGTCCATCCATCTAACAGAGTGTGTATTGAGGAACTTGTTTACAAACTAGAAtaagaaaatgctggacatctCACAAGTCCTCTGATTCAAACTGATCTGGACCCTcaaccagtggcgtcaattcagtggaagctaaggtatggcaaggttacgagtcacagaacttaactagagtatcaatcaacacgtccagcaaatactcatcacagaagtctgctatgtagcttatctgtgtggtcaagaaaattggaactttttcaaatgcagtctcgctcactgcaaaaactcaaaatcttaccaggaatatttgtcttatttctggttaaaatgtctcatttttagtcatttttagtctcattacacttaaaacaagatcatcgccagaaaaataacttatttgaccattttcacctgtttcaagtacattttcaattgaaataagtagaaaaatctgccagtgggacaagatttatcttctcattacaagcaaaaaaatgttctacttattttaagtgaaaatctacttgaaacaggtgaaaattgttgttttttgagtttttgagtcttgtcttaaatgtaatgagatttttttgactaaaaattagacattttaactagaaataagacaaatattcttgttaagattttgagtttttgcagcgtaataactagtgaaatcgatcatgttgttctgatttgcatttgtagttattttatatgtattaaataatagaataatcaatacaaatagacagagtaattccataaatgtatttaaaaaacaaacatttacattttcccttgaagccaaggtgtggcggctgccgtacct contains:
- the nkiras1 gene encoding NF-kappa-B inhibitor-interacting Ras-like protein 1 — translated: MGKGCKVVVCGQTAVGKTAILEQLLYGSHCVGSESSETQEDVYVASVETDRGVKEQLRLYDTKGLRDGQDLPKHYYTVADGFVLVYSVDSLESFKKVDILKKEIDKSRDKKEVTVIVLGNKTDLQEHRQVEQDAAQQWARGEKVKLWEVSVAERTSLIEPFTQLTSRLTQPQSKSAFPLPGRKSKGTSSNDM